One Triticum dicoccoides isolate Atlit2015 ecotype Zavitan chromosome 5B, WEW_v2.0, whole genome shotgun sequence genomic window carries:
- the LOC119311398 gene encoding putrescine hydroxycinnamoyltransferase-like has product MEVKVVSSKIVKPRYAEGAARPDTTEHVPSSVFDKITYHIQMAIIYAFQAPAPSTEDIERGLAQVLAVYRLFAGQVRAGPDGAPGVLLNDHGARLVEARVDGATLVEFAPPKPSPVVLQLHPDLEGDVQEVVQVQLTRFACGSLAVGFSANHAVADGHATSDFLVAWGRAARGLDISGPSPTPPPHNHPDLFPPRDPPVVNFEHRGVEYYRPSPSNPKQGEGGHHGADNVVIHKAHFTKDFIAGLRAKASEGRGRPFSRFETTLAHLWRSMTRARDLSPEETSTIRISVDGRRRLSAPPGYFGNLVLWAFPRSTVGDLLSRPLKHAAQTIHDAVARLDGAYFQSLVDFASSGAVEREGLEKTAVLKDVLCPDLEVDSWLTFPFYDLDFGAGSPRYFMPSYFPTEGMLFLVPSYLGDGSVHAFVPVFQHNLEALKQCCYSMD; this is encoded by the coding sequence ATGGAGGTGAAGGTGGTCAGCTCGAAGATCGTGAAGCCGAGGTACGCCGAGGGCGCGGCGCGGCCGGACACCACGGAGCACGTGCCGTCCTCGGTGTTCGACAAGATCACGTACCACATCCAGATGGCCATCATCTACGCATTCCAAGCGCCGGCGCCCTCCACCGAGGACATAGAGCGCGGTCTCGCCCAGGTGCTGGCCGTGTACCGCCTCTTCGCTGGCCAGGTCCGAGCTGGCCCGGACGGCGCGCCCGGGGTGCTGCTCAACGACCACGGCGCGCGGCTCGTCGAGGCGCGTGTGGACGGGGCCACACTGGTCGAGTTCGCGCCGCCCAAGCCGTCGCCCGTCGTGCTGCAGCTGCACCCGGACCTGGAGGGCGACGTGCAGGAGGTGGTGCAGGTGCAGCTCACGCGGTTCGCGTGCGGCTCGCTGGCCGTCGGGTTCTCGGCCAACCATGCCGTCGCTGACGGCCACGCCACCAGCGACTTCCTCGTCGCGTGGGGCCGCGCCGCGCGAGGGCTAGACATCTCCGGCCCatcgccgacgccaccgccgcacaACCATCCCGATCTCTTCCCGCCGCGCGACCCGCCAGTCGTCAACTTCGAGCACCGCGGCGTCGAGTACTACCGGCCGTCGCCCAGCAACCCCAAGCAGGGCGAGGGCGGACACCACGGCGCCGACAACGTGGTCATCCACAAGGCGCACTTCACCAAGGACTTCATCGCCGGGCTGCGCGCCAAGGCTTCGGAGGGGCGCGGCCGGCCGTTCAGCCGGTTCGAGACGACGCTCGCGCACCTGTGGCGCAGCATGACGCGCGCGCGCGACCTGAGCCCCGAAGAGACCTCCACCATCCGCATCTCCGTGGACGGACGGCGGCGCCTTTCCGCCCCGCCGGGCTACTTCGGCAACCTGGTACTTTGGGCGTTCCCCCGGTCCACGGTGGGGGACCTGCTCAGCCGGCCGCTGAAGCACGCGGCGCAGACGATCCACGACGCGGTGGCCCGTCTCGATGGCGCCTACTTCCAGTCGCTGGTGGACTTCGCGAGCTCGGGCGCCGTGGAGCGGGAGGGGCTGGAGAAGACGGCGGTGCTAAAGGACGTGCTATGCCCAGACCTGGAGGTGGACAGCTGGCTGACGTTCCCGTTCTACGATCTGGACTTCGGCGCCGGCAGCCCGAGATATTTCATGCCGTCCTACTTCCCCACGGAAGGGATGCTGTTCCTCGTTCCGTCCTACCTCGGCGACGGCAGCGTCCACGCTTTCGTCCCCGTCTTCCAGCATAACCTCGAGGCCCTCAAGCAGTGCTGCTACTCCATGGATTAA